In Bacteroidota bacterium, the following proteins share a genomic window:
- a CDS encoding isoaspartyl peptidase/L-asparaginase encodes MISFIVHGGAWDIPDDSVEAHRNGVRQALSIGWNILVNGGSAAEAVEKSINYMEDDPTFDAGRGSFVNSIGDIELDASIMDGTTFRAGAIAAVQNIRYPISLARIIMDKSEHILLAGNGAVKFAAEHGISQCSKQDLLVGRELERWKEIRSSKKTISTKDAFRKKTPGDTVGAVALDSRGVIASGTSTGGTPNKYPGRVGDSPLIGCGTYADSSIGGASCTGWGEAIIKVVLAKTVIDLMDYNGGDPVAAAQTSIQQLGKKADGFGGVIVLHKSGLPAVAFNTPRMARAYRTSEMNSDVVEV; translated from the coding sequence ATGATATCTTTTATTGTCCACGGCGGCGCGTGGGATATACCCGACGATTCGGTCGAAGCGCATCGCAACGGCGTTCGACAAGCGTTGTCCATTGGATGGAACATTCTTGTCAACGGCGGAAGCGCCGCGGAGGCCGTCGAAAAGTCGATCAACTACATGGAGGACGACCCAACGTTCGATGCCGGGCGAGGCTCGTTCGTGAATTCCATCGGCGACATCGAGCTCGATGCAAGCATTATGGACGGAACAACATTTCGTGCGGGGGCAATTGCAGCAGTTCAAAACATCCGCTATCCGATCTCCTTGGCGCGCATTATTATGGACAAGAGTGAACATATATTGCTCGCTGGAAACGGCGCCGTAAAGTTCGCGGCCGAACATGGCATTTCCCAATGCTCGAAGCAGGACCTCCTTGTCGGACGGGAACTGGAACGATGGAAGGAAATCCGTTCGAGCAAGAAGACCATATCGACAAAAGATGCATTCCGCAAAAAAACGCCCGGAGACACCGTCGGCGCAGTTGCCCTGGACAGCAGGGGCGTGATCGCCTCCGGTACTTCAACCGGTGGAACGCCCAATAAGTATCCGGGAAGGGTTGGAGATTCGCCTCTCATCGGATGCGGGACGTATGCCGACAGTTCGATCGGCGGGGCGTCGTGTACAGGCTGGGGGGAAGCCATTATAAAGGTCGTCCTGGCAAAAACGGTCATCGACTTGATGGACTATAACGGAGGCGACCCCGTTGCTGCCGCGCAAACGTCGATCCAGCAGCTGGGGAAAAAGGCTGACGGTTTCGGGGGAGTGATCGTATTGCACAAGAGCGGTCTGCCCGCTGTTGCCTTTAATACTCCGCGCATGGCGCGGGCATATCGAACTTCAGAAATGAACTCTGACGTTGTTGAAGTATAA